GGGCTTTGGCAAGGCCGACGAGGTGCTGGACAAGTACGTGGCGGCAAGTGGCGGGGCGGACGAAGCGGAAGTGAGCGCGTGAGCCTGGATCCGGGGGTTCCGCTCGTGCTCGTGGCGAGCGCCGTGTGGGATACCCCCGCGCCGGTCAATGTCCACCAGATCGCCCGACGGTTTGCGGCTCGCGGCCACCGCGTGCTGTTCGTGGAGTCCACCGGACTCAGGGCTCCCAAGGCCTCCTCGTCCCATGATGTGCAGCGCATCTGGGCCCGCTTTCGAAAGCTCAGCGCCGGGCCGCGGGAGGTCGCGCCGGGGCTCTTCGTGATGGGCCCGTTGGCGCTCCCAGGAAGCCGATCCCGCTGGGTTCGGTGGCTTTCGGGTTGGGCGCTCGGCGCTCAGGTCGCCCGGGCCGTGCGTCAGCTGAACATGGAACGTCCTCTCCTCTGGTCGTTCCTGCCGACGGGCCTGTTCGTGGCCGATCGGATTTCCCATCGGGCGCTCGTGTACCACTGTGTCGATGACTACGCCGGAAACCCGGGGGTCGATCCGGAGCAGATCGCCGCGCTCGAGACCCGCTTGCTCGAACGCGCAGACCTGGTCATGGCATCGAGCCCGGTGCTCGCGGAGAGGCTCGCCGAGCAGCGGGCGGAAGTCCGGCTCGCCGCCAACGTGGCCGATACTGCGCTCTTCTCCGAGGCCGTGGGAGTCGATCTTCCCGAGCCAGCGGACCTCCGTGCCTTGCCGCATCCACGGCTGTTGTACGTGGGGAATCTTGCGACCTATCGAATCGACCCGGCGCTTCTTGCGGCGGCCCTCGATGCGCTTCCGGACGCGGCGCTCGTGCTGGTCGGCGCAACCGGCCTGGGGGATGTGGCCGGTATGTCGC
The genomic region above belongs to bacterium and contains:
- a CDS encoding glycosyltransferase family 1 protein codes for the protein MSLDPGVPLVLVASAVWDTPAPVNVHQIARRFAARGHRVLFVESTGLRAPKASSSHDVQRIWARFRKLSAGPREVAPGLFVMGPLALPGSRSRWVRWLSGWALGAQVARAVRQLNMERPLLWSFLPTGLFVADRISHRALVYHCVDDYAGNPGVDPEQIAALETRLLERADLVMASSPVLAERLAEQRAEVRLAANVADTALFSEAVGVDLPEPADLRALPHPRLLYVGNLATYRIDPALLAAALDALPDAALVLVGATGLGDVAGMSPALSALLEDPRVHALGPRPHQELPAWMQHSDVALIPFLDTAHTRGSLPLKLWEYLAAGLPVVARALPNLEGLEPDGVRTAGTPSAFGRAVEAAADEPQAARAPRSLGARSHGWEARIETLVEWLGEL